In Hippocampus zosterae strain Florida chromosome 3, ASM2543408v3, whole genome shotgun sequence, a genomic segment contains:
- the myod1 gene encoding myoblast determination protein 1 homolog, translated as MELSDMSFNLAGAGCPGDDFYDDPCFDTSDMRFFEDLDPHLDPRLVHAAGLLQACKPDDSSSSSSSSSSGSSPQRAHSRGQHSRGAAGEDDEHEHVRAPSGHHAAGRCLLWACKACKRKTTNADRRKAATLRERRRLGKVNDAFETLKRCTSANPDQRLPKVEILRNAIGYIEALQALLRAGAAGAAAPSSGDACYPLVERYAADSDASSPRSNCSDGMADFNGPSYPSSKRATFDAGNFFNDDNSNGVKRERVPVVSSLDCLSSIVERISTDANGSNADAPAGSDSTCDPPSGPPADGADHQQDSNLIYQVL; from the exons ATGGAGCTATCGGACATGTCGTTCAATCTGGCGGGCGCGGGCTGTCCGGGCGACGACTTCTACGACGACCCGTGCTTCGACACGAGCGACATGCGCTTCTTCGAGGACCTGGACCCCCACCTGGACCCCCGCCTGGTGCACGCGGCGGGCCTGCTGCAGGCCTGCAAGCCGGAcgactcgtcgtcgtcgtcttcgtcgtcgtcatccGGGTCTTCGCCGCAGCGCGCGCATTCCCGCGGGCAGCACTCGCGCGGTGCGGCGGGTGAGGACGACGAGCACGAGCACGTGCGCGCGCCCAGCGGCCACCACGCGGCGGGCCGCTGCCTGCTGTGGGCGTGCAAGGCGTGCAAGCGCAAGACCACCAACGCCGACCGGCGCAAGGCCGCCACGCTGCGCGAGCGCCGCCGCTTGGGCAAAGTCAACGACGCCTTCGAGACGCTCAAGCGGTGCACGTCGGCCAACCCCGACCAGCGGCTGCCCAAGGTCGAGATCCTGCGCAACGCCATCGGATACATCGAGGCGCTGCAGGCGTTGCTGCgcgccggggccgccggcgccgccgcccctTCTTCCGGCGACGCCTGCTACCCGCTGGTGGAGCGCTACGCCGCCGACTCGGACGCCTCCAGCCCCCGCTCCAACTGCTCTGACGGCATG GCGGACTTCAACGGGCCGAGCTACCCTTCGTCCAAGCGAGCCACTTTTGACGCCGGCAACTTTTTCAATGACGACAACAGCAACG GTGTGAAGCGCGAGCGCGTGCCGGTGGTCTCCAGCCTGGATTGTTTGTCCAGCATCGTGGAGAGAATCTCCACCGACGCCAACGGCAGCAACGCAGACGCCCCCGCCGGCAGCGACTCCACCTGCGACCCGCCGTCGGGCCCCCCTGCAGACGGCGCCGACCACCAACAGGACTCCAACCTCATCTACCAAGTCCTATAG